cctgtgcCCAGTCCAGGGGTTCATGGAGCCCATCACTGCCAAAACGCTGATTGTACTTCTCAAAGTGCACCCTCTCCAGGACTAGGCCAAGCCCCGGTGCCTTGGGTACATCCACCTTCTCCTCGCCCCAGCTGCGCTCCAGGACACTCTCAGGGGCATAACCCTTGACAATGGCTACCACCAAGCCAACCATCTTCCGGATCTGGTGCATCATGAAGCTCTGGCCCTTCACCTTGATCACTGCAAACTCCAGGCCCTCCCGTACAAAGGGCTCTTCACAGTACATTTCCAGAATGTAGCGCCGTGCACTGGGCTCTCTTGGCCCCTTCTGTGAGGTGAAGTTGTGGAAGTTATGGGTGCCCTTGTAGCAGGCCAGAAGCCGGTTGACCTGCTCCAAGGTCTCTGGACTTAAGCGATAACTCTCATCCTGTACATCCCGGTCTTTGTGAGCAAAGGCAAAGGTGGGTAGCATGTAGCAGTAGGTCCTGGCATCGCACTTGTTCTTGGAGTTGAAGCCACCTGTGACCCTCTTCAATCCTAGAGGGGCGGCACATAAGAAACCCAGATGAGTAGGAACACTTCCAGGGTGGGAACATCCTGACAGCATGATTCTGGCACCACTTGCCCAGGACAGGTTCCCAGTTCTGACTCCGAACTCAGAATCCATACAATGCTGAAACCCAGAATGAAATAAACCCAGATGATAGAAACCTAAGGATCTGCTGGGACTGGAGCTGGCAAACACGCCAAGCCCAGGTTATAAATCTACAGCAGCTTTTGACCAAGCCTTGAGTCATGAGCCACCTGAAGGGGGAAGCTAGGACCTAGAATGCTAAGTCTTTCTACAGATACAgcagcagaattttttttttaagattttatttattatgtatacaacattctgcttccatgtatatctgcacaccagaagagggcaccagccgggcggtggtggtgcacgcctttagtcccagcactcgggaggcagaggcaggcagatcactgtgagttcgagaccagcctggtctacaagagttagatccaggacagtctccaaagccacagagaaaccctgtttcgaaaaacaacaacaacaaaaaagttaagaGGGCCTAGAAATATGGCTTAGAACAAGCATAAGGCTCCAGATTCTAAAAGTCCATTTGCCAGTCCCGTTACAAAAGAGCACGGCTGACCTTTTTTTAACCATCTGCCTACACGTTCACAACCACCATTTTATGAGAAAGGAACTGTGTGCTCAAGTAGCTAACCCTGAGGGAGCAACACTGAACATTCACAGCACCCCACCATCTGCTGAGCACCTGCAAGCTTCTCCATTTCATTCCCAAAGAACTTGGCCAGAAGTGGCAGGGCAAGCACAGCCTCTGTCCATATGAGGGGAGCCACTCGGGTGCTTGCACAGGAAGGCAAGCTTACCCAGAATCCGAATGTTGGATGGAAGGTGGCTGTTGATCTTGTCCAGAATGTCATCAATTAGCCACACCTTTAGGGATACTACCTGCCCAGCTGCAGACACACCCTGCAAAGAAAGCAGAGCATGAGGAGAGGTGGGTTAAGGGGTCTTGTCCTCCAGCACAACCCTCATACCCTGGTCCTCTGGCAGAAGAAGAAGCCAACACTCCAGCTCAGCCAGCAGCATCCCATTCTGGTCCTGCACCAGCAACAAGCAGTTACAGCATATTGTTCTCACTGagcttgttcttgtttgtttgggagtgCTTTGGGGAGTGGGTCTCCCTACATAACCctagctggcctgtaactcactagGTACAccaagatgacctcaaacttgtaaCAGTCTTCCCAcaacccctcctcctctgctagGATGACAAGTGGGTACAAGTAGACCCAGTGTTCTTCTCTcatttgttttaagacagaatcCTGCTATAAAGCCTTcaactctgtagcctaggctatctttgaacttgaaatccttctgccttaggCTCACAACTTCTGAgaccatatatatgtatgtgtttatggatgtgtgtatgtgtgtgtgtgtgtgtgtgtgtgtgtgtgtgtgtgtgtgtgtgtatgtatgtatgtatgtatgtatatgtatagtcTGGCTGTGTTATAGAACACATAAGTGCTTTCAAGCCCTACCACCCCAATCTACACACAGCAGGTTCTCCTGGAGGTCAATCCAATCATAAAGACGCAGGCCCAGACATGTGTTTGTATGTCCCAGGCCTGGGAATGTGATGCAGACTCTCAAGCTGTACCCCCAAGTACCACCATCAACCAGGAATTGATTCCAGGATGGACACCCAAGCCAATCAGAGACAGCAGTATTTGACCTTGTGATTTGGAGTATAAAAGCTAGGCCATCAGCTACATGCAGCCTATTCTGTGAGATGAGCCATTGTGGCAATATGCTTATCACGTGGGTACACAATGTTGTCAAAGACCTCTGACCCAGGCAGGAGAGACAGCTGAGTAGTGATAGCATTTGCCAtgcaagtctgatgacctaaTCCCCGGAACCCATGCTAGAAATGACTACTCAGAAGTTGTGCAGACTTCCACATGTGCATACCCATActcataaacaacaaaaacaataataaaaagtccTAGTACCCACAAAGGGAGGGGGAAGACATGTCCCACTGGTAGATGCTCACACTGACTATATGTTGCAATGAACACATCTTGGCTATGCAGATAAATGATGCAGTCAGACTATTAAGATTAACCATAACTAGCTCTATCAGAAATCACAGTCACAAGTACATAGATGGAAGAAGCAAATGTCCAGGCAAAGCCCAAAGAGGTCCCCAAAGGCTAGGGAACAGGTATAAGATATGCCAGAGGCTGGGGACACTGATACAAGTTGCTGCACTGGGGGC
This genomic stretch from Cricetulus griseus strain 17A/GY chromosome 4, alternate assembly CriGri-PICRH-1.0, whole genome shotgun sequence harbors:
- the Pus1 gene encoding tRNA pseudouridine synthase A isoform X2; amino-acid sequence: MAANKVPPALASHQQDRKVRGGWVWEETPHPPKRVKSLEDEEAPRKLPKRKIVLLMAYSGKGYHGMQRNLGSSQFRTIEDDLVSALVQAGCIPENHGTDMRKMSFQRCARTDKGVSAAGQVVSLKVWLIDDILDKINSHLPSNIRILGLKRVTGGFNSKNKCDARTYCYMLPTFAFAHKDRDVQDESYRLSPETLEQVNRLLACYKGTHNFHNFTSQKGPREPSARRYILEMYCEEPFVREGLEFAVIKVKGQSFMMHQIRKMVGLVVAIVKGYAPESVLERSWGEEKVDVPKAPGLGLVLERVHFEKYNQRFGSDGLHEPLDWAQEEGKVAAFKEQYIYPTIVSTERDERSMAQWLSTLPIHNFSATALGAAGTGAKVPSSLEGSEGDGDTD
- the Pus1 gene encoding tRNA pseudouridine synthase A isoform X1, producing MGFPRLWAALLRAWGRWTACPGPRVPGLPPMAANKVPPALASHQQDRKVRGGWVWEETPHPPKRVKSLEDEEAPRKLPKRKIVLLMAYSGKGYHGMQRNLGSSQFRTIEDDLVSALVQAGCIPENHGTDMRKMSFQRCARTDKGVSAAGQVVSLKVWLIDDILDKINSHLPSNIRILGLKRVTGGFNSKNKCDARTYCYMLPTFAFAHKDRDVQDESYRLSPETLEQVNRLLACYKGTHNFHNFTSQKGPREPSARRYILEMYCEEPFVREGLEFAVIKVKGQSFMMHQIRKMVGLVVAIVKGYAPESVLERSWGEEKVDVPKAPGLGLVLERVHFEKYNQRFGSDGLHEPLDWAQEEGKVAAFKEQYIYPTIVSTERDERSMAQWLSTLPIHNFSATALGAAGTGAKVPSSLEGSEGDGDTD